The following coding sequences are from one Saprospiraceae bacterium window:
- the mutS gene encoding DNA mismatch repair protein MutS, producing the protein MTPLMEQYYAMKAKHPDAILLYRVGDFYETFGEDALKTSAALGIVLTKRNNGGNDIELAGFPFHSLDAYLPKLVRAGYRVAICEQLEKPSKGKKVVQRGITDVITPGVTTDDKLLDLKKNNFLCSIAFSNENIGISFADISTGEFYIAEGDTPYIHKLIQSFQPSEIILSKSIKDKFESTFGDQYYVYSLEDWIFQFNFGREKLLKHFHVQTLKGFGVESMNTGQTAAGAILYYLESTENKNPAHLAQISRLASNQFMWMDRFTIRNLELVDVIHPEGTALIHVLDQTKTPMGSRMLRKWILMPLIHPDQICQRLDAVDFIINHSELVEDVNQHLQSFGDLERLVSKIPLRRISPRELLHIRNCLRKISPIRNTIHHTNSELLKKVASGLQDCTDLEQLLATQLQEEAPNTISKGGIFNPEVSGELDELRHMMTNGKDMLLDIQREESLKTGIANLKIGFNSVFGYFLEVTNKYKNQNLVPAHWIRKQTMVNGERYITEELKNLEVKILSAEERSFTLEEELYQKLLDNIQEHVNTLQNNAKAIAELDCLISFAQVAIRNHYCKPELDEGMSLDIKDGRHPVIEKQLPLGEDYIPNDIYLDPQDHQILMITGPNMSGKSAILRQTALICLMAQMGSYVPATHAWIGVIDRIFTRVGASDNLSSGESTFMVEMNETASILNNLSPRSLVLLDEIGRGTSTYDGISIAWAITEYLHEQTDKKPKTLFATHYHELNELEKHFPGIKNYHVTTQEINNKVLFLRKLVQGGSEHSFGIHVAQMAGMPQSIISRAQYILKELEAARSKTEAGSHLPGPAETKFVQVSLIDSNSSQESEIIGQIQKIDVQTMTPIECMMKIAEWKTRLKV; encoded by the coding sequence ATGACTCCTTTAATGGAGCAATACTATGCGATGAAAGCAAAGCATCCGGATGCAATACTGCTATATCGCGTGGGGGACTTTTATGAAACTTTTGGTGAAGATGCCCTCAAAACCTCAGCAGCATTGGGAATCGTACTGACAAAAAGAAATAATGGTGGCAATGATATAGAATTAGCAGGCTTCCCTTTTCATTCTCTAGACGCCTACTTACCCAAATTGGTTCGCGCTGGATATCGGGTTGCCATTTGTGAACAATTAGAAAAACCGAGCAAGGGTAAAAAAGTAGTTCAACGTGGAATCACAGACGTCATCACTCCCGGAGTAACCACAGATGACAAACTTCTGGACTTAAAAAAGAACAACTTTTTGTGCTCCATTGCATTTTCGAATGAGAACATTGGAATTTCTTTTGCTGATATTTCAACCGGAGAATTTTACATTGCAGAAGGTGACACTCCATATATACACAAATTAATTCAGAGCTTTCAGCCATCAGAAATAATTCTTTCCAAATCGATAAAAGACAAATTTGAATCTACATTTGGGGACCAATACTATGTATATTCACTGGAAGATTGGATATTTCAATTCAATTTTGGTCGGGAAAAATTACTGAAACATTTTCACGTTCAAACACTGAAAGGATTTGGTGTTGAATCCATGAATACAGGTCAGACTGCTGCCGGTGCTATCCTTTATTATTTAGAAAGTACTGAGAATAAAAATCCTGCACACCTTGCCCAGATCAGTAGATTGGCTTCGAACCAATTTATGTGGATGGACAGATTTACAATCAGAAATCTCGAACTGGTGGATGTCATCCATCCGGAAGGAACGGCGCTCATTCATGTACTGGACCAGACAAAGACTCCAATGGGAAGCAGAATGTTGCGAAAATGGATTCTGATGCCATTAATACATCCCGACCAGATTTGCCAAAGATTAGATGCAGTAGATTTTATTATTAACCACAGCGAATTGGTGGAAGATGTCAACCAGCACCTGCAGTCCTTCGGAGACCTGGAAAGGTTGGTTTCTAAAATTCCTCTTAGAAGAATTAGCCCCAGAGAATTATTACATATAAGGAACTGTCTGAGAAAAATCAGTCCAATTCGAAATACGATCCATCATACTAACAGTGAACTTTTAAAAAAAGTAGCATCGGGGTTGCAGGATTGTACTGATCTTGAGCAATTGTTAGCTACACAACTCCAAGAAGAAGCGCCAAACACAATATCCAAGGGTGGAATTTTCAATCCGGAGGTTTCCGGCGAGTTGGACGAGCTACGTCACATGATGACAAATGGGAAAGATATGCTCCTGGATATCCAAAGAGAGGAATCTTTGAAAACCGGTATCGCTAATCTCAAAATTGGATTCAATTCTGTATTCGGTTACTTTCTGGAAGTAACAAATAAATACAAAAATCAAAATCTGGTACCTGCACATTGGATTCGGAAACAAACCATGGTAAATGGGGAGCGCTATATCACTGAAGAACTCAAGAATCTTGAGGTAAAAATCCTAAGTGCTGAAGAGCGGAGCTTCACATTAGAAGAAGAACTCTACCAGAAACTCCTGGATAACATTCAAGAGCACGTAAACACACTTCAAAATAACGCCAAGGCTATAGCTGAATTAGACTGTTTGATATCTTTTGCGCAGGTTGCAATACGCAATCACTATTGCAAACCGGAGTTGGATGAGGGCATGTCACTTGACATCAAAGATGGGCGACATCCTGTAATCGAAAAGCAACTGCCACTAGGGGAAGACTACATACCAAATGACATTTACTTAGATCCACAAGACCACCAAATTCTCATGATTACCGGCCCGAATATGTCCGGCAAATCTGCCATTCTTAGACAGACAGCATTGATCTGTCTGATGGCTCAAATGGGGTCCTATGTACCGGCTACGCATGCCTGGATTGGTGTAATCGATCGAATATTTACAAGAGTTGGAGCGAGCGACAACTTGTCATCAGGTGAATCAACTTTTATGGTGGAAATGAATGAAACGGCATCCATCTTAAACAATTTATCGCCGAGATCTCTGGTACTCCTTGACGAGATCGGACGCGGGACAAGTACGTATGATGGAATTTCAATCGCTTGGGCAATTACAGAATATTTACACGAACAAACAGATAAAAAACCAAAAACACTGTTTGCTACACATTATCATGAATTAAATGAACTGGAAAAACATTTTCCTGGAATTAAGAATTATCACGTGACTACACAAGAAATTAACAACAAGGTATTGTTTCTCAGAAAATTGGTACAGGGCGGTAGCGAACATTCATTTGGTATTCATGTCGCTCAAATGGCAGGAATGCCTCAGTCTATCATTTCCAGAGCTCAATACATTCTAAAAGAATTGGAAGCTGCAAGATCAAAAACAGAAGCTGGGAGTCATTTGCCCGGACCAGCAGAAACAAAGTTTGTACAGGTTTCATTGATTGACAGCAACAGCAGCCAGGAAAGTGAGATCATCGGACAAATTCAAAAAATTGATGTGCAGACGATGACTCCCATCGAATGTATGATGAAAATAGCCGAATGGAAGACCAGACTTAAAGTTTAA